A segment of the Chitinivorax sp. PXF-14 genome:
CGGCACGACGGCGGCGGCCCTGTTCCCCACGCCCGTGGGGATGAACCGTTGCAGGCGGCTGCGCGCGGTACCGCACTGGACTGTTCCCCACGCCCGTGGGGATGAACCGCAGCAGATGGCCAAGTCGGTAGTCACGCCGCACTGTTCCCCACGCCCGTGGGGATGAACCGTCGGGGAGCCCTCTATGGTTCAGGGCCGGCAGCTGTTCCCCACGCCCGTGGGGATGAACCGGGCACGGTCCAGGCCGAAGAGCTTCGGGGGCACTGTTCCCCACGCCCGTGGGGATGAACCGGATGTGGGCTTTTTGGCGTCATTGGTCAGCGACTGTTCCCCACGCCCGTGGGGATGAACCGTCTCAGAGATCAGCATGCCGGCCAGGAAGGCGCTGTTCCCCACGCCCGTGGGGATGAACCGCTGCGATCCAGTCTGCTATAGGCGAGCACGCCCTGTTCCCCACGCTCGTGGGGATGAACCGGTGAACACCTACCTGGACGCTGAGAGCATTGCCTGTTCCCCACGCCCGTGGGGATGAACCGGAGCTAATCGCCGAGGTCAAGGCCGGCTACAACCTGTTCCCCACGCCCGTGGGGATGAACCGCGGTGACCCTCAAGATCAACCCCGCGTCCTGCACTGTTCCCCACGCCCGTGGGGATGAACCGGCTTTACGCGTTCGCCCGGAATGGCTTCATTCCCTGTTCCCCACGCCCGTGGGGATGAACCGTGAAGCCGTCGGAACAGGCGCGCCAATTCTGCCTGTTCCCCACGCCCGTGGGGATGAACCGAAAAAATCCGTGAAACACTTCAATATGGGGCTCTGTTCCCCACGCCCGTGGGGATGAACCGACATGGGATGCAACGCTCGGTGCACCGAGCCTCTGTTCCCCACGCCCGTGGGGATGAACCGGAGCGTGTGACGCAAGAGCATGTCGGTGCCAACTGTTCCCCACGCCAGTGGGGATGAACCGTGACGCCGGAGCAGTAATCCATGGCCGACCTGCTGTTCCCCACGCCCGTGGGGATGAACCGCACAGTGCGAGCACCCCCTGAATCCTGAATCCCTGTTCCCCACGCCCGTGGGGATGAACCGACACCGATTTTCAAGACCACCACACATGAGGCCTGTTCCCCACGCCCGTGGGGATGAACCGGCCGCTGAGGGCAAGGAGTACCACGACCCCAACTGTTCCCCACGCCCGTGGGGATGAACCGGTGCAGCGGGTCAACCAGATGATCCGCCACCCCTGTTCCCCACGCCCGTGGGGATGAACCGTCGGGGTTGGTGAGTGGTGTTCGGCATTTTTACTGTTCCCCACACCCGTGGGGATGAACCGGCGCTCGCCGCATACAGTTGGGGCGAGGGCAACTGTTCCCCACGCCCGTGGGGATGAACCGCCAGAATCCTCAACCGCTTCTGCCGCAAGCCGCTGTTCCCCACGCCCGTGGGGATGAACCGATTCCGTGCAGCGAGTCGATGTTGCCATAGGCCTGTTCCCCACGCCCGTGGGGATGAACCGCCGCCAGTATTGTTGGGGATGATCCCCATCAGCTGCTCCCCACGCCCGTGGGGATGAACCGCTGGCGAGCCCGGCCTCGCGTCACTTTGTCACCTGTTCCCCACGCCCGTGGGGATGAACCGATGCGCTCAATACCTTCTTGCAGACACGAGCCCTGTTCCCCACGCCCGTGGGGATGAACCGGTGGCGGACGCCGAGGCCAGAATTGGCTGGCCACTGTTCCCCACACCTGTGGGGATGAGCCGTGTAAACACTATTCACATGAAATGCTATCCTGCGGCGGCGGCCCACGCCTGTGGGAATGTGAGCCCCACCCGCAGTGAGCGTCCAAATATGAAGCTCCGACCGACTGATGCCGGAGAAGTGTATGTCCATGGCCGGACTGGTTCGCCCTTCTCAGGGAAGTGGTGTGTCAACGCATAGGCACGCCCAAATCACCCCCACGCCCCCAATTCGTGCATAACCGCTAACGCATGTGGCGATGTCGGCTTGCCGTTGCACCATGTCAAGGCGTGGGTGGCCGGTTTTGGTGCACCAATTTGGACCTGTGCCTGCCAGCCGGGCCGGAATTAAGCTGCATCATATTGATTATTAGTTGATTTGTATTGGTGGCACAACCTTTGCATGTGGCCAGTCAAAAGCTGGAGAGATACATGCAAACGACTAAGGCAACCTGTTGTTATTGCGGCGTAGGCTGCGGGGTGCTCATCAAGACTGATAACGACAAGATCATTGATGTGCAGGGCGATCCGGCGCATCCGGCGAATTTCGGGCGGCTGTGCACCAAGGGCTCGACACTGCATCTGACGGCCGGGCTCGATGCGCGGCTGTTGTACCCCGAGTTGCGCGGCGAGCGCGGTGAGGTGCGCGAGCGGGCGGATTGGGATGCGACGCTGGAGCATCTGGCGGCGCGTTTCGCCGAGACCATCCGTGAGCACGGGCCCGATAGCGTGGCCTTTTACATCTCGGGGCAGTTGCTGACCGAGGATTATTACGTCTTCAACAAGCTGGCCAAAGGCCTGATCGGCACCAATAACGTCGATACCAATTCGCGGCTGTGCATGTCGTCCGCGGTGGCGGGCTACAAGGCCACGCTGGGGTCGGATGCGCCGCCGGCCTGTTACGACGACGTGAACCATGCCGAGACGATCTTTATCGCCGGCTCGAACACCGCCTATGCGCATCCGATCCTGTTCCGCCGCATCGAGGATGCGAAGCAGGCCAACCCGCAGCTGAAGCTGATCGTGGTCGACCCGCGCCGCACTGATACGGCGGCGTCGGCTGATCTGCACCTGGCCATCCTGCCCGGCACCGATGTGGCGTTGTTCAACGGCATGCTGCATGTGCTGCTGTGGGAGGGGCTGTGCGACCAGGCCTTCATCCGCGAGCACACCGAGGGATTCGATGCGCTGAAGGCGCTGGTGCGCGAGTACACGCCGCAGTTCGTGGCCGATATCTGCGGTATCCCGGCCGAGCAGGTGGTGCAGGCGGCGAAGTGGTTCGGTGAGTCGAAGGCGACGCTGAGCCTCTATTGCATGGGGCTGAACCAGTCCAGCCGTGGTACCGACAAGAACGCGGCGCTGATCAACCTGCATCTGGCCACACGCCAGATCGGCCGGCCCGGCGCCGGGCCATTCTCGCTCACCGGCCAGCCCAATGCGATGGGTGGGCGCGAGGTGGGGGGCATGGCCAACCTGCTGTCGGCGCACCGCGACCTCGCCAACCCTGAGCATTGTGCCGAAGTGGCGCGGCTGTGGGGGGTCGACGAGGTGCCGGCGCGGCCCGGCAAGACGGCGGTGGAGCTGTTCGAGGCCGTGCGCAGCGGCGAGATCAAGGCCGTGTGGATCGCCTGCAGCAACCCGGCGCAGTCGATGCCGGACGTGAACCTGGTGCGTGAGGCGCTGGAGACGGCCGAGCTGGTGGTGGTGCAGGAGGCATTCAGGCAGACCGATACCACGGCCTACGCCGATGTGCTGCTGCCGGCCACCACCTGGGGCGAGCGCGAGGGCACGGTGACCAACTCCGAGCGGCGCATCTCGCATGTGCGGCCGGCCATCCCGGCGCCGGGCGAGGCGCGCGCCGATTGGCGCATCGCGGTCGATTTCGCACGCCGGCTCGAAGCCCGGCTGCGCCCCGGCCTGCCCACGCTGTTCCCGTATGAGCGGGTGGAGCAGGTGTTCGACGAGCACAAGGAAAGCACGCGTGGCCGCGATCTCGACATCACCGGCCTGAGCTACCAGCGGCTGGATAGCCTGGGCCCGCAGCAGTGGCCGTTCCCCGAGGCCGCGAGCAGCGGCAGGGCGCGGCTCTACGAGGATTTCAAGTTCGAGACCGCATCGGGCAAGGCGCAGTTTGTCGCGACGCGCTTCCTGCCGGTGGCCGAGCCGGCCGATGCCCGCTATCCGCTGCGGCTGACCACGGGCCGCCTGCGCGACCAGTGGCACGGCATGAGCCGCACCGGCACGGTGGCGCGGCTGTACAACCACGTCGAGGAGCCGACGCTGGTGCTGAATCAGGACGACATGAGCCGGCGCAAGCTCGTGGCCGGCGACATCGTGCGCGTCAAGAGCCGCCGTGGCGCCACGGTGCTGCGCGTGCAGGCATCCGACGATGTGCGCGTGGGCCAGGCCTTCCTGCCCATGCACTGGGGCGGGCAGTTCATGTCGGGTGTGGGCGTTAACGCGCTGACCACCGGCAAGTTCGACCCGGTATCCAAGCAGCCCGAGCTCAAGCACGCCGCGGTGCAGGTCGAGAAGGTCGAGCTGCCGTGGCAGATGGTGATCATGCGCAAGGGCGACGCGCTGTCTCGCATGCAGGCACTGCAGCCGTATCTGAGCCGATTTACCTATGCTACCGTGGGCCTGTTCGGGTGCGATGAGCCGGCGACGATCCTGCGCGTGGCCTGCACCGAGGCGCCGGACGCCGCGCTGCTGCACGAGCTCGATGTGCTGCTCGACATGGTGGACGAAGGCAACTGCATGACCTATACCGACCCGAAGCGCGGTATTTCCAAGCGCGTGCTGGTCGGGGCGGATGGCGGCATCGAAGGTGTACGCCTGACCGGCGAGACTGCCGCACGCGACTGGCTCAAGGAGCTGATGGCCGAAGGCCATGCCGCCGCCGAGCTGC
Coding sequences within it:
- a CDS encoding molybdopterin-dependent oxidoreductase translates to MQTTKATCCYCGVGCGVLIKTDNDKIIDVQGDPAHPANFGRLCTKGSTLHLTAGLDARLLYPELRGERGEVRERADWDATLEHLAARFAETIREHGPDSVAFYISGQLLTEDYYVFNKLAKGLIGTNNVDTNSRLCMSSAVAGYKATLGSDAPPACYDDVNHAETIFIAGSNTAYAHPILFRRIEDAKQANPQLKLIVVDPRRTDTAASADLHLAILPGTDVALFNGMLHVLLWEGLCDQAFIREHTEGFDALKALVREYTPQFVADICGIPAEQVVQAAKWFGESKATLSLYCMGLNQSSRGTDKNAALINLHLATRQIGRPGAGPFSLTGQPNAMGGREVGGMANLLSAHRDLANPEHCAEVARLWGVDEVPARPGKTAVELFEAVRSGEIKAVWIACSNPAQSMPDVNLVREALETAELVVVQEAFRQTDTTAYADVLLPATTWGEREGTVTNSERRISHVRPAIPAPGEARADWRIAVDFARRLEARLRPGLPTLFPYERVEQVFDEHKESTRGRDLDITGLSYQRLDSLGPQQWPFPEAASSGRARLYEDFKFETASGKAQFVATRFLPVAEPADARYPLRLTTGRLRDQWHGMSRTGTVARLYNHVEEPTLVLNQDDMSRRKLVAGDIVRVKSRRGATVLRVQASDDVRVGQAFLPMHWGGQFMSGVGVNALTTGKFDPVSKQPELKHAAVQVEKVELPWQMVIMRKGDALSRMQALQPYLSRFTYATVGLFGCDEPATILRVACTEAPDAALLHELDVLLDMVDEGNCMTYTDPKRGISKRVLVGADGGIEGVRLTGETAARDWLKELMAEGHAAAELRPWMLAPTANPPVGGESRGKIVCNCLNVSERDIQAGIAAGLDLVRLQEKLKCGTSCGSCVPEIKRMITLKPIPA